The segment GGAATTCGCGATATTGTAGGCGGACGAACCGGCAGTTATGAGCGGGTGTTTGAACGTGGACAGCAGGAGGCACTGCAAGAGCTTGAACAGCGGGCGGCTCGTCTGGGTGCAAACGCCGTTGTCGGCATCAAAATTGATACAGGTACGATTAACATTGACCAAACGGGTGTCTTACTTTTAATTACCGCGACCGGAACCGCGATCGCCCTCGATTAGAACCATACTCGCCTATAAAACGAAAGATGCTGGAGAAACGTTCCTGCCAGCATCTTTAATCTAAATTCAAGGACTCTAGCCGAGGGATTCCGCACCAGCGACCACTTCAAGAATCTCTTGAGTAATGGCTGCTTGGCGAGCCTTGTTGTAAGTAATAGACAATCGCTTCATCAGATCACTCGCGTTGTCGCTGGCATTACTCATTGCCGTCATCCGAGCAGCCAGTTCACTCGCCGCTGATTCTTGCAATGCTCTCAAAAGCTGATTGTTCAAATACAGCGGCAGCAGAGCATCCAAAATCTGTACCGGATCTTGCTCGAAGATCATGTCTTGAGGCAAAGCAGTGGGCGCTGGAGCTTCAACCTTCGTGCGCTCTACCTGGAAATCACCGCCACAAGTCGTTAGGCGGAAGATCTCATCATCCACAGGCTCTAGCCCTTGCGGATCGAGAGGGAGTAGAGTTTGAATCACGGGACGAGAGCTAACCAAGGATACGAACTTGGTGTAAATGAGCTCGACCCGATCTACCGTCTCCGATAAAAACAGCGACAGTAGCTCATCCGCAATTTGGGATGCCTCAGAAGCCGTAGGAACCTGCTCCAAATTGGTAAATGATGCGCTGATTGGCTGCTCGCGACGCTGGAAGTATTGATTGGCCTTACGTCCAACGATCACTAGACGATAATCAAGACCCTCAGCCTTAATTTCACGAATTCGTTGCTCAGCACGACGAATCACGTTGGCGTTGTAGCCTCCGCAGAGACCGCGATCGCCCGAAACAATCAGAATGCCGACACACTGAACATCGCGTGCTTTGAGAAGCGGCAGATCGGCATCTTCAAACCGCAAACGGCTTTGCAATCCATAGAGAACTTGAGCTAAGCAATCCGCAAATGGACGGGTGGCAACCACTTGCTCCTGAGCCCGACGTACCTTGGCGGCTGCGACAAGCCGCATCGCCTCTGTAATCTTCCGAGTATTCCTGACCGACTGGATGCGATCGCGAATAAATTTAAGGTTTGGCATAGCTGGATAAAGTACTTAGATTAGGCGTTATCTAAATGGAGGAGCAATGGGTAACCGAGGTCGTTCATTGCTCCTCTGCAATCACTACGCAGCAAAGGCTTGCTTGTATTCAGCGATCGCTTCCTTCAAGAGTCCTTCCGCTTCATCCGTCAGCTTCTTCTCAGATCGGATGATTTCCATGAACTTAGGCTTGTTGCTAGCGAGGTACTCGCGCAGTCCCTTGGTGAAGGCCGTGACCTTGTCGGTCGGAATTTCATCCAAGTAACCGTTCGTACCTGCATAAATCAAAGCAACCTGTTCTGCTACAGACAATGGCGAATACTGAGGTTGTTTCAGCAATTCACGCAGACGCTGACCCCGAGCCAACTGCAACTGGGTTGCCTTATCTAGGTCAGATGCAAACTGTGAGAATGCTTCCAACTCGTCAAACTGCGCCAGTTCCAGCTTCAGCTTTCCAGCAACTTGCTTCATGGCCTTGGTTTGAGCCGCTGAACCTACACGGGATACGGAAATACCCGCGTTTACAGCTGGACGTAAGCCAGAGTTAAACAGGTCGGACGACAGGAAGATCTGACCATCGGTAATCGAAATAACGTTGGTAGGAATGTAGGCCGAAACGTCCCCAGCTTGAGTTTCGATGATGGGGAGAGCGGTCATGCTACCTTCACCCAACTCAGGGCTGAGCTTTGCCGCACGCTCAAGTAGGCGGGAGTGCAAATAGAATACGTCACCAGGATACGCTTCCCGTCCGGGTGGGCGACGGAGCAACAGTGACATCTGACGATACGCCTGAGCCTGCTTCGACAAATCGTCATAGATAATCAGAGTTGCTTTGCCCCTGTACATGAAGTACTCCGCTAGAGATGCTCCGGTGTAAGGCGCAAGATACTGTAGGGTCGCCGGATCGTTTGCGTTCGCAGCAACGATGATCGTGTAATCCAGCGCACCTTTAGACCGTAGAACTTCAACGATTTGAGCAACGGTAGACGCTTTCTGACCGATTGCCACATAGACACACACAACATCTTCACTCTTCTGGTTGATGATGGTGTCAATGGCGATCGCGGTCTTACCCGTTTGACGGTCTCCAATAATTAGCTCACGCTGACCCCGACCCACCGGAATCATCGCGTCAATGGCGGTAATTCCAGTTTGCATCGGCTCATATACCGACTTTCGGTCAATAATTCCAGGGGCAGGTGACTCAATGAGGCGCGTCTCAGTTGCAGCAATCTCACCCTTGCCGTCAATGGGGCGAGCCAGAGCATCAACAACACGACCCAGCATTGCTTCACCAACAGGGACTTGAGCAATGCGACCTGTTGCGGTTACAGCACTTCCCTCACGGATGTTGATACCATCACCCATCAATACTGCACCCACGTT is part of the Synechococcales cyanobacterium T60_A2020_003 genome and harbors:
- a CDS encoding YbjQ family protein; amino-acid sequence: MILATTDVIQGRVVRQYLGVVTAEVVFGSNALRDFFAGIRDIVGGRTGSYERVFERGQQEALQELEQRAARLGANAVVGIKIDTGTINIDQTGVLLLITATGTAIALD
- a CDS encoding F0F1 ATP synthase subunit gamma, with protein sequence MPNLKFIRDRIQSVRNTRKITEAMRLVAAAKVRRAQEQVVATRPFADCLAQVLYGLQSRLRFEDADLPLLKARDVQCVGILIVSGDRGLCGGYNANVIRRAEQRIREIKAEGLDYRLVIVGRKANQYFQRREQPISASFTNLEQVPTASEASQIADELLSLFLSETVDRVELIYTKFVSLVSSRPVIQTLLPLDPQGLEPVDDEIFRLTTCGGDFQVERTKVEAPAPTALPQDMIFEQDPVQILDALLPLYLNNQLLRALQESAASELAARMTAMSNASDNASDLMKRLSITYNKARQAAITQEILEVVAGAESLG
- the atpA gene encoding F0F1 ATP synthase subunit alpha, which gives rise to MVAIRPDEISSIIRQQIEQYNQDVKVSNVGTVLQVGDGIARIYGLDKVMAGELLEFEDGTVGIALNLEEDNVGAVLMGDGINIREGSAVTATGRIAQVPVGEAMLGRVVDALARPIDGKGEIAATETRLIESPAPGIIDRKSVYEPMQTGITAIDAMIPVGRGQRELIIGDRQTGKTAIAIDTIINQKSEDVVCVYVAIGQKASTVAQIVEVLRSKGALDYTIIVAANANDPATLQYLAPYTGASLAEYFMYRGKATLIIYDDLSKQAQAYRQMSLLLRRPPGREAYPGDVFYLHSRLLERAAKLSPELGEGSMTALPIIETQAGDVSAYIPTNVISITDGQIFLSSDLFNSGLRPAVNAGISVSRVGSAAQTKAMKQVAGKLKLELAQFDELEAFSQFASDLDKATQLQLARGQRLRELLKQPQYSPLSVAEQVALIYAGTNGYLDEIPTDKVTAFTKGLREYLASNKPKFMEIIRSEKKLTDEAEGLLKEAIAEYKQAFAA